The Nonlabens spongiae genome contains a region encoding:
- a CDS encoding PorP/SprF family type IX secretion system membrane protein, producing MKRFFVLIVVAAISQLSIAQEGVPVYLDYLTDNYYLLHPSMAGAASCGKVRGTARQQWFDQEDAPNLQTLSFNTGIGQNSGIGAIIFNDRNGYHSQTGAYLSYAYHLKVGGGYGELNRLSFGANVGMVQSRLDETDFDPLDFDPVVAGVLVSDSYFNVDIGMSYFYKEFYGHFTVKNAVFQNREIYTEGFESSNQRRYIATLGYVFSPTKSAWQFEPSVLYQRTDQTEEQFVDINAKAYYDMNDNSQFFGGLSFRQSFESAEFVNGNDINNIQEQNLSLLSPIVGVKYKEFTFAYTYSYQFGDIKFDNGGFHQLTLGIDFLCRQERWSCNCPAVNR from the coding sequence ATGAAAAGATTTTTTGTATTAATAGTTGTAGCAGCCATATCACAACTATCAATAGCGCAAGAAGGTGTACCGGTCTATTTAGACTACCTAACTGACAATTATTATTTACTTCACCCTTCCATGGCAGGTGCCGCGAGTTGCGGTAAGGTGAGAGGAACCGCAAGACAACAGTGGTTTGATCAAGAAGATGCCCCCAACCTACAGACCTTGAGTTTCAATACTGGAATAGGTCAAAATAGTGGTATAGGAGCCATCATTTTTAATGACCGTAATGGTTATCACTCTCAAACAGGTGCTTATTTATCTTATGCATATCACCTTAAAGTAGGGGGTGGTTATGGTGAGCTCAATAGGCTATCTTTTGGAGCAAATGTGGGAATGGTTCAGAGCCGTCTTGATGAGACTGATTTTGACCCGCTCGATTTTGACCCTGTGGTTGCCGGAGTGCTTGTAAGTGATTCTTATTTTAACGTAGATATAGGGATGTCTTATTTCTATAAAGAATTCTATGGACATTTTACGGTAAAGAATGCGGTTTTCCAAAATCGTGAGATCTATACGGAAGGCTTTGAAAGTTCAAACCAGCGTAGATATATTGCAACTTTGGGCTATGTGTTTTCACCTACTAAAAGTGCTTGGCAATTTGAACCGTCTGTTCTCTACCAGCGTACAGACCAGACTGAAGAGCAATTTGTAGACATAAATGCAAAGGCATATTATGATATGAACGATAACAGCCAGTTCTTTGGTGGTTTATCGTTTCGTCAGAGTTTTGAGAGTGCTGAATTTGTAAACGGAAATGATATAAACAATATCCAAGAGCAAAACTTGTCGTTGCTATCACCTATTGTAGGTGTCAAGTATAAAGAGTTCACTTTTGCATACACTTACAGTTACCAGTTTGGAGATATCAAGTTTGATAATGGTGGTTTTCACCAGCTCACTTTGGGAATCGATTTCTTGTGTAGACAAGAGCGATGGAGTTGTAACTGTCCCGCGGTGAATAGATAA
- a CDS encoding NifU family protein → MSEHIISIIPTSNNAIVKFESNQFLVKGNSYEFKNIDEAKPSQLAQQLFYLPFVKTVYIAQNFIAIERYDIVQWEDVQDEVAEQINNYLNSGEPLLHEEAQPTKKVPVTVYAEATPNPNNMKFVANKKLVVQSKEFKSIGDTEDGTLTRKLYEFPFIKEIYVDENYISIQKHEIVEWDEVANQVRSFIRESLQNGLEIGESKGKSEGIELNKAAEPTNLPKFENLDDVSKKIVEILDEYIKPAVASDGGNIVFKEYEQASGDVHVILQGACSGCPSSTMTLKNGIETMLKDMIPNKINQVVAING, encoded by the coding sequence ATGAGCGAGCACATTATTTCCATAATACCTACTTCAAACAATGCGATTGTAAAATTTGAAAGCAACCAGTTTTTAGTGAAGGGAAATAGCTATGAATTCAAAAATATAGATGAAGCAAAACCATCTCAACTCGCTCAACAACTGTTCTACCTTCCTTTTGTAAAAACCGTCTACATCGCACAAAACTTTATTGCGATTGAGCGCTATGATATTGTTCAGTGGGAAGATGTTCAAGATGAGGTTGCAGAACAAATAAACAATTACTTGAATAGCGGAGAACCACTCTTACATGAGGAGGCGCAACCCACCAAAAAAGTTCCCGTAACAGTTTATGCTGAGGCCACTCCCAATCCCAACAACATGAAATTTGTGGCCAATAAAAAACTGGTCGTACAGAGCAAGGAATTTAAAAGCATAGGCGATACAGAAGATGGCACCTTGACTCGCAAACTCTATGAATTCCCATTTATCAAAGAAATTTATGTGGACGAGAACTATATCTCGATCCAAAAACATGAAATCGTGGAGTGGGATGAGGTTGCAAATCAAGTGCGCTCTTTTATTAGAGAATCTCTTCAAAACGGACTAGAAATAGGCGAGTCTAAAGGAAAGAGTGAAGGGATTGAACTCAACAAAGCCGCTGAGCCTACTAACCTCCCCAAATTTGAAAACCTCGATGATGTTTCTAAAAAAATTGTAGAAATTCTAGATGAATACATTAAGCCAGCAGTAGCTAGCGATGGAGGAAATATCGTATTTAAAGAGTACGAGCAGGCATCAGGTGATGTTCACGTAATTTTACAGGGCGCTTGCAGTGGTTGCCCTTCTTCTACCATGACTCTCAAAAATGGAATTGAAACCATGCTTAAGGATATGATTCCTAATAAGATCAACCAGGTTGTAGCTATAAACGGCTAG